TATTTATTCCTAATTCTTTTAAATTTATATTTCCATTCTCATATCTTACTCTGTCTTTTACAGTTAGGTCTTTCCAACCCGTACTTGCTGCGAATACCTCAGTACCTACACTTAGTAGCATTACCATAACTAACATTAAACTAAATAATCTTTTCATATTTTTCATCCTCCTGTTTTATAAATTTCCCTTACTATTTCTATCTAATAAATTTTGAATAAACAATCTACCAGCATGACCGTAATTATTTTCTATCATACTTTCAATTTTTAATGCCAATTTGATATTTTTTTCTTCTAATGGACTTCCATGAAATTCAAATCCTCTAGCCAACTCACCTTTATTTTCGCTTGCCCCATCATTTAATAAAGGACTTTCACTTGTAGTATATAAGATTGTTCTTAAATCCCTTGAACTTTGAGAACCTCTTCCTACACCACCACGTCCTCCACCTTTACCACTCTCTATAAAATATAACATTTTACTGGTGACATTCTTCCTCATATTATGAATATCATTTATAAAGATTGGTATATGGGTATGCAACGCTATTGATTTTTCAAGTTTATCAAGAGTCATTCTGTTATGTGTTCTATTTCAACATTCGAACCTAGCTCCACATCAAGATAGTTAAGATAAACCATTACATCAACTATATTTCTCTCGTCTGCATCAAAATCTCTACCTTTTAATGCATCTAAAATCCCCTTTCTAGTACTTATATCAGTTAATACTTCTTTTCTAAAAATACCCCTTTTATCCTTATAGGTTATCTCCAATTCAGATAAATTAGTATCAACATTCTTAAACACCCTAGAAATTTCAGGAACGGTAGTAGTAACTTCTACCCTTTTATAGGCATATTCTCCATCTAACATATAAGGAATACACTTGTATAAAACCCCTTCTACGATTTCCCACTCTGGAATTTCCAACCCTTGTCCATGTTCATAAGGAACCAAGCTCACTTCTTTCTCAAGCTTTTTAGTATACTTATTAAAATTACCTTTACTTATTCCATTTGCTTTTAGTTGTTTTTCATAAAACATTTCCATTAGCTCAGGATTTCCATTATATTGTTTATAAGCTACCTCAACCAATTTTTCAAGTCTCTCAGCTTTTAGAATCTCATCTTCTATATTTTCCCATTTATCAAATTCCATTGAGATTAAATTCTCAGCTCTATTTACCCTACTTTCTAGGTTCTTTAGTACTTTCTCAACCACATTATTAAAAGCTGTTTCATCATCAATATCCTCTGATTTTTCCTGCTCATATAAGAAGGTAAAAAGCCTGTTAATATCTTTTTTCTTTACCTTCATTATCAGTTAATCCACTTAAGGACGGTACAATGTAACACCTATGCCCCAGTTTCTCAGCCCACTGAGTTTCAGCCTTCTCACCAGTACTATCCCAATCTAAGTGGATATAAATTTTATCAGGACTCATCTTTTTAATTTTTTCTACTACCCTTGGAGTTAATGAATGAACACCATTTACCGACCAAATATTATCTATTCCACATTGTTTTACAGTTATGGCATCTATTTGTCCTTCAATAATATGAAGAATATCACCTTGTAAATATCCATCTAACCGCTCTCCATCTTGCCATAAAATACCATTCCAATAGTCCGTATAACCTACCTTCATATATTTTGATATAGAATTTTCATCTATATCCCTACCAATAATCCCTACAATCCTACCATTCTCAATGATAGGAATAGTAATTCGATTTTTTAGAGTACAATACACATTAGTTCTAGTAAAGTTGTCTGTATCTTTTGAACCCAACAATTTAAACTCTATTAATTCCTCTAAGGTAATATCACTATTTTCTACTAGAGATATTAAAAAATCTGTGTAATCCCAAGGAGCGTAGCCTATTTCATAAATACTAGCCAATTCTTTATTTATTAGCCTATTATTAAAGAAGGGGGCAACAAATCATCTTTTGTCCCTGTGTATCAACTCCTAAATATTCTAAGGTCGAGTGTACATCAAGCTTTGCTCTAATTTGTTCTATGTTTTTTACCTTTTTAGTCAAGGGATTCACCCCCTTGAACCTTTGTATAAACTTCTTCTATCATGCTTTCAAGTTTCTTTCTATTTTTATAAATTTTATTCGAGCTACAACTCACCCACTGCCCTAGTGTCGGTATACACTGTTCTAAAAGGCCTTACTCTACTAGCGTATGGTTTTGAGGGGTCTGCGTATTCGTCTATTTCTATAGGCCTTGGCGATGACATTTTTGTTTCACTATGTGCTATGTTAGGAATCATACGCGCGTCACGTGTAAATCCTAAATAAACTGGATTCCCTTTTGCGTCATAGTTCTGCCCCATTTCTGTAGTTACGTCTTTATCATTCCCATATACCCAAAATCCGTCACCTTTTATTAACTTATCATAATCTAAGTGGAAACCATTATCGCTTTGCCAAGATGTAAATACTCTCCCTAAGTAGGTGTGTAAATAATTATCTACGTCATTCTTATCTTTAAAGTCTGTGTTTAATTTCTTTAAGGCATTTCTTAACTTTTCAAAATCTGTCTCTTCGGTAATGTCTTCTGCATACACCGAAGTTACCATACCAAATATCATTACTACTAAAAGTATTATACTTATTATTCTGCGTTGTTTCACACTCTCTCCTCCTATCAACAATTAGGGGTGAGCCTAATTGTTCACCCCAAACTGTAATCTCAGTTTTCCTGTTATACCCCCAGATGGTTCTACTAGTTTATCTTTACTGATTTCGTAGAATTGTGGTACCTTATTTTTAAAATGCTCTTTATCTATAATTTCTATTACTTTTGTTATTTCGTTGTCTGAAAACTTCCCAGTTAGTTTTAAAGTATCGGTTAACATTTGCTTATCGTAGTTAGCCATGCTTATTAAAAACAACCCTTCTCTAGAGCCTTGGTCGTATGCAAAAATTGTTTTGTTGTCGTCCTTATTTTTAAGTTCAAACCCTGAATCAAAACCAGCAAATTTCAAACCGTGTTTATCAGCAATACTCTTTCCACCACTGAAATCACCATTTGCTATCTTACCACTTAATGTTCCAGATGGTTTAGTTGGATTAGTAATTCCTTTTTCCTTAGCTAAATCATCAAACATCTTATCTGTTATTTCTGTCTTATCTTGAGGAACACCTACTATTCCGCCTATCTCATTTCCTACTACTTCACTTGTTTTACCCATAAATTTTGTATGCCCTTTTTCAGCTAATCTTTTGAAAAATGCTGGGATTTGTTCCCTGTTTACTGCTTTATCAGCACCATAACTTTCAAAAGTCAATTCACCGCTTAGCAATCCATTAGATATATCATTTTCATACATATAATAAATTGCTTGTCTTTCTGTTAAATTGAACCCATTCTTTTGAGCTACTAGTCTTGCGATATCCCCACGATTAAGTGTAATGTTTCTCATTTTTAAATCATTATAACCCTTTAATGTTAACCCATACTCACTTAGGTAGTTATAATATCCCTCTGCCCAATGGGAGCCTGATGGACTTTCCAACTGGGTTAAATCCCCTTTATATGTAAATCTAGCTAATATAGAAACAAACTCTTGCTCAGTTATTTCATTCTTAGGTCTATAAGTACCATCTGTGTAACCTTTTACTAATCCCACTTCTACTGCCCATTGTACACTTTCATAAGCCCAATGATTTTTTGGAAGGTCATTAAAATCCATTGCATATACTCCTAATGACAAACACAAGATTAAACCAATTATCAAAATTCCCATTAATTTTTTCATATTTTAATCCTCCTCATAATGTGTTAATTACATAAAGTATAACCTAAAATTAAAATAAAAGGAATATCTTAGTATAAGTGGATTCTAAATGATTATAATAATTGGTGGAGTTATTCTATCCCCATACTGTATTTTATAAAAATAATATACATTCCCTATTTTAAAGTTTGCTCATATTCTCTTATTATTTTATAAAAACTACTTTTCTTTAAATCAATTATTTCCATAAACTTTACAGCTGTTAATTCACCATTTTTCCATTTAGGGTATACTTTTATGAACGGGTGGGAGTTAAATGTTTAACCTAGTTCTCATTGAATAGAAATCACCTTTTGGTACTAATGTATTAAAAGATGATTTCTATTGCGTGTAAAAGAGCCTTACTACAAAAAAAAGAACCTAAAAGTAGGCTCTATTATAGATATTTTGATATAAAATCCTTTTGATTATGATTATTTTTTAAATCTTTATTATTAAGCTGAATGTACTTTCTTGTGGTTTCTAAAGCTGAATGACCCATTATACGTTGTAATGTAAATATATCCATGTTTTCTTTAACTGCATTAGTAGCAAAGGTATGGCGTAGTACATAAGGGGTACATTTAGCATCTATCTTAGCATCTCTACCATATTTTCTAAAATTATAAGCTATATTATCAGGTTTTATTGGTCCACCATAAGTAGATAAAAATAAATATTCACTATTATTATCTATTGAAATTGTTCTCAAATCTTCTAATAATTTAGCTACCTTATTACTAATAGGTATTTGCCTAAAAGTCCTCGTTTTACTAACCTCTGATTGTATATTTACTAAACCTAGCTTATAATCAATATCATTAATTTTAAGCTGTAGAGCTTCTCCTATTCTTATTCCACAATCTAATATCAATAACATTAGTACAAAGTCTCTATACCCTGCATAAGTTTCTTTATTAGGTTGTTTTAATAGTTTCTTTACATTTTTATCTGATAAGGGTTGAATAGTATCTTGAGGGACTCTTACAAGTTTTATTTTATTAGAATAATTGATGCTTATGTATCCCTCATCATATAACCATTTTAAATAACACTTTAATGGCCTTATTCTTAAATTAATAGTACAAGGAGCATATTCTTTTACTGTTATCATGTCCGCAATATACCCTCTAAATATATTAATTTCAACCTGCTGGTCTTCCATAGACCAACATGACGATACCACATAATCCTTAAAAAACTTCATAAAATACTTATGGTCTTCTAATGTTCTAGGTGTTAGTCCTTCCAATACCTTAAAGTTAATAAAGCTATCATGTATTTTAAAGAAATCTTCTAACAACATGGTGGTCTTGTCCTCATCGTTCGTCAACACTGGTGGTCTTGATTTGAACTTCACAGTCTTGCTAACCATTGCAATCACTCAACTCCTATTTTTAAAAATTAGGTAATCGACATGGTGGTTTAGTGAATTTTATAAATAAAAAAGCCCTAACCAATTTCACATAGTGAATTGATTAAAGCCTTGATATTACTTATATGGCGGGAATATGTGGGAATCGAACCCACCCAAGAGGCTCCTAACCCCTCGCGCTGGTTTTGAAGACCAGAGGGCACACCAGCACCCATCTACTCCCAATATGTTATAATTGTTGACATCAATTGATTATAACATACTATTATTTTTGATTCAAGGAAAAATCATAAAAACACTTTTAAAAATCAGCTATGTCTATTGAGGGATTTATATATCATTTTCTAAGCCTGTTCTTATGACGAATCTTCCTTCATCTTCGTTATACTTCAAATGCACTTTCTTGTTTTTTTGTCTCTGTATACTCCCATCAGCAAAATGTAAATCTATATCGAATATTAACATTATATCTCTTTCATAGTTAGTTATTTCATAGTTAGTTATTTGAAAGCTTTCCAATCCTACAAATGCAGTCTTATAGTATAATTTGAACTGACTATAGCTTATATCATTTTTCATATGTGAGTATTCCATTTCATATATTCTTCGATAATTGCCATTAATTATGGAATTATAATGCTCTTTAACAACGTATATTGGACTAACGTAAGGATTATCTATAATTATATTACTAAAACCAATAGGTTCATTAAGCTTATATTTATTAAATTTATCTGTTCTTTTGCCTTGAATTAATATTTGTACCTTATGGATATTTTCCAATGATGTTAAACTGTTAACTATAGAATATATTATTAATGCTTCTTCTTTTTCATCTATTTTTTCATTTATGAATGCTTTGTTCAAATTCAAATATATAACAGAATTTTGAATATGAATTGAAATCATATTTGCTTCATCAGGAATTATATTAGCCAAACTACTGTCCTTTGTTCCTTTAAATAGTTCATTAATAACCACAGTTTCAGGTTTTTCATTTTCACTATTTACATTTCTAACTTCTTTAACTAATGTGCTTTTATTTTTATTAGGGAAAAAAAGCTCAATTTGTACTTTAGAGCCTTTAGGTGTTGGATTTATAGCAGGATAGT
The sequence above is drawn from the Proteiniborus ethanoligenes genome and encodes:
- a CDS encoding GerMN domain-containing protein; protein product: MKHKFIIFLILVLVVFLVSCKNYTTIHKDDANYPAINPTPKGSKVQIELFFPNKNKSTLVKEVRNVNSENEKPETVVINELFKGTKDSSLANIIPDEANMISIHIQNSVIYLNLNKAFINEKIDEKEEALIIYSIVNSLTSLENIHKVQILIQGKRTDKFNKYKLNEPIGFSNIIIDNPYVSPIYVVKEHYNSIINGNYRRIYEMEYSHMKNDISYSQFKLYYKTAFVGLESFQITNYEITNYERDIMLIFDIDLHFADGSIQRQKNKKVHLKYNEDEGRFVIRTGLENDI
- a CDS encoding toprim domain-containing protein translates to MASIYEIGYAPWDYTDFLISLVENSDITLEELIEFKLLGSKDTDNFTRTNVYCTLKNRITIPIIENGRIVGIIGRDIDENSISKYMKVGYTDYWNGILWQDGERLDGYLQGDILHIIEGQIDAITVKQCGIDNIWSVNGVHSLTPRVVEKIKKMSPDKIYIHLDWDSTGEKAETQWAEKLGHRCYIVPSLSGLTDNEGKEKRY
- a CDS encoding tyrosine-type recombinase/integrase — protein: MVSKTVKFKSRPPVLTNDEDKTTMLLEDFFKIHDSFINFKVLEGLTPRTLEDHKYFMKFFKDYVVSSCWSMEDQQVEINIFRGYIADMITVKEYAPCTINLRIRPLKCYLKWLYDEGYISINYSNKIKLVRVPQDTIQPLSDKNVKKLLKQPNKETYAGYRDFVLMLLILDCGIRIGEALQLKINDIDYKLGLVNIQSEVSKTRTFRQIPISNKVAKLLEDLRTISIDNNSEYLFLSTYGGPIKPDNIAYNFRKYGRDAKIDAKCTPYVLRHTFATNAVKENMDIFTLQRIMGHSALETTRKYIQLNNKDLKNNHNQKDFISKYL
- a CDS encoding S-layer homology domain-containing protein, which encodes MKKLMGILIIGLILCLSLGVYAMDFNDLPKNHWAYESVQWAVEVGLVKGYTDGTYRPKNEITEQEFVSILARFTYKGDLTQLESPSGSHWAEGYYNYLSEYGLTLKGYNDLKMRNITLNRGDIARLVAQKNGFNLTERQAIYYMYENDISNGLLSGELTFESYGADKAVNREQIPAFFKRLAEKGHTKFMGKTSEVVGNEIGGIVGVPQDKTEITDKMFDDLAKEKGITNPTKPSGTLSGKIANGDFSGGKSIADKHGLKFAGFDSGFELKNKDDNKTIFAYDQGSREGLFLISMANYDKQMLTDTLKLTGKFSDNEITKVIEIIDKEHFKNKVPQFYEISKDKLVEPSGGITGKLRLQFGVNN